A window from Rhea pennata isolate bPtePen1 chromosome 1, bPtePen1.pri, whole genome shotgun sequence encodes these proteins:
- the HSPH1 gene encoding heat shock protein 105 kDa isoform X1: MAVVGFDLGFQSCYIAVARAGGIETVANEFSDRCTPSVVSFGSKNRAIGVSAKNQQITHANNTVSNFKRFHGRAFNDPFVQKEKEKLSYDLVPMKNGGVGVKVMYMDEEHIFSVEQISAMLLTKLKETAESNLKKPVTDCVISVPSFFTDAERRSVLDAAQIVGLNCLRLMNDMTAVALNYGIYKQDLPAPEEKPRIVVFVDMGHSAFQVSACAFNKSKLKVLGTTFDPFLGGRNFDGKLVDYFCAEIKAKYKLDPKAKVRALLRLYQECEKLKKLMSSNSTDIPLNIECFMNDTDVSGKMNRSQFEELCADLLQRLEVPLLSLMEQTQLKVEDVTAVEIVGGATRIPAVKERIAKFFGKDVSTTLNADEAIARGCALQCAILSPAFKVREFSVTDATPFPISLLWNTEAEDTEGVHEVFSRNHAAPFSKVLTFYRKGPFELEAFYSDPNGVPYPETKIGRYVIQNVAAQKDGEKSKVKVKVRVNTHGIFSVSTASMVEPVKTEESEDVTVETEVESQDQRPPENSNDKNIQQENSEAGTQSQVQTDGQQTPQSSPSSEPPSEENKIPDVKKTNEKKGDQPPEAKKPKIKVKNVELPIEANLVWQLGKDLLNMYIETEGKMIMQDKLEKERNDAKNAVEEYVYEFRDKLSGPYEKFVCEKDLQGFSALLTETEGWLYEEGEDEAKQVYVDKLEDLKKLGTPIEMRYQEAEERPRLLEELGRRLQYYATIAGEFRNKDEKYIHIDEMEMMKVEKCVGEMVEWMNNAVSAQAKRSLDQDPAVHSSEIKAKLQELNNICEPIVTQPKPKVDSPKEENPLNERSDYKNEDMGEDDKNSEMPQQNGECHPSDQNTMSMDLD; this comes from the exons ATGGCTGTGGTGGGCTTCGACCTGGGCTTCCAGAGCTGCTACATCGCCGTGGCGCGGGCCGGCGGCATCGAGACCGTCGCCAACGAGTTCAGCGACCGTTGCACGCC GTCAGTTGTTTCATTTGGATCCAAAAACAGAGCTATTGGTGTCTCAGCTAAAAACCAG caAATTACTCATGCCAACAACACAGTATCTAACTTCAAGAGATTTCATGGCCGTGCGTTCAATGATCCTTTtgttcagaaggaaaaagaaaagttgagCTATGATTTGGTTCCTATGAAGAATGGTGGTGTTGGAGTAAAA GTCATGTATATGGATGAGGAGCATATCTTCAGTGTGGAGCAAATTTCAGCCATGTTGCTGACTAAATTAAAGGAAACTGCAGAAAGTAACCTGAAGAAGCCAGTAACAGACTGTGTTATTTCA GTTCCGTCATTTTTCACAGATGCTGAAAGGAGATCTGTTCTGGATGCAGCTCAGATTGTTGGATTAAACTGTCTTAGATTAATGAATGACATGACAGCAG TGGCTCTGAACTATGGAATTTATAAACAAGACCTTCCAGCTCCTGAAGAGAAGCCACGGATAGTAGTGTTTGTTGATATGGGACATTCTGCATTTCAAGTATCAGCCTGTGCATTTAACAAGAGTAAACTAAAG GTACTTGGCACAACATTTGACCCTTTTCTAGGTGGAAGAAACTTTGATGGAAAGTTAGTAGATTACTTCTGTGcggaaataaaagcaaagtacAAACTGGATCCAAAAGCTAAAGTTCGAGCTCTTCTTCGTCTGTATCAAGAGtgtgagaagctgaagaaaCTGATGAGTTCAAATAGCACAGACATTCCCCTAAATATTGAGTGTTTCATGAATGATACTGATGTATCTGGAAAAATGAACAG ATCTCAATTTGAAGAACTGTGTGCTGACTTACTGCAAAGGTTAGAGGTGCCTCTACTTTCATTGATGGAACAAACACAACTGAAAGTCGAAGATGTGACTGCTGTAGAGATTGTTGGAGGAGCAACCCGCATTCCTGCTGTCAAAGAGAGGATTGCTAAATTCTTTGGCAAAGATGTCAGTACAACATTGAATGCAGATGAAGCCATAGCTAGAGGCTGTGCTCTGCAG tgtGCAATTCTTTCCCCAGCTTTCAAAGTGAGAGAATTCTCTGTGACAGATGCGACACCATTCCCAATATCTCTATTGTGGAACACAGAAGCTGAAGACACTGAGGG GGTCCATGAGGTGTTCAGCAGAAATCATGCAGCACCTTTCTCCAAAGTTCTTACCTTCTATAGGAAGGGTCCATTTGAGTTGGAAGCTTTTTATTCTGATCCTAATGGAGTCCCATATCCTGAGACAAAAATTG gTAGGTACGTTATACAGAACGTGGCAGCCCAGAAGGATGGAGAAAAGTCTAAAGTCAAAGTGAAAGTCCGTGTCAATACTCACGGAATTTTCAGTGTGTCCACTGCATCCATGGTGGAACCAGTTAAAACTGAGGAAAGTGAAGATGTCACTGTCGAAACAGAAGTAGAATCTCAGGACCAGAGGCCTCCTGAAAATTCTAATGAT aaaaatatccaGCAAGAGAACAGTGAGGCTGGAACACAGTCCCAGGTACAAACTGATGGTCAGCAAACGCCACAGTCTTCCCCTTCATCAGAACCTCcctctgaagaaaacaaaatcccagaTGTCAAGAAA ACAAATGAGAAGAAAGGTGATCAGCCTCCAGAAGCTAAAAAACCCaagataaaagtgaaaaatgtggaACTGCCTATTGAAGCTAACTTGGTTTGGCAGTTAGGAAAAGATCTCCTCAATATGTATATTGAAACAGAG GGTAAGATGATTATGCAAgacaaactggaaaaagaaagaaatgatgcaaAGAATGCAGTGGAAGAATATGTGTATGAGTTTAGAGACAAGTTGTCTGGACCATATGAAAAATTTGTTTGTGAAAAG GATCTGCAAGGATTCTCTGCACTCCTAACAGAGACAGAAGGCTGGCTGTATGAAGAGGGTGAGGATGAAGCTAAGCAGGTATATGTAGACAAATTGGAGGATTTAAAG aaattaggTACTCCAATTGAAATGCGCTATCAAGAAGCAGAAGAACGACCGAGACTGTTAGAAGAACTGGGACGCAGGCTCCAATATTATGCTACAATAGCTGGGGAATTCAGGAATAAA gatgaaaaatacatacatattgatgaaatggaaatgatgaAAGTAGAGAAGTGTGTTGGTGAAATGGTGGAGTGGATGAATAACGCTGTAAGTGCACAGGCTAAGAGGAGTTTAGATCAGGATCCAGCTGTGCATTCAAGTGAAATTAAGGCAAAGCTACAG GAGTTGAACAATATCTGTGAGCCTATTGTAACACAACCAAAACCAAAAGTTGACTCTCCTAAGGAAGAAAATCCATTAAATGAACGGAGTGattataaaaatgaagacatgggagaagatgacaaaaattctgaaatgccTCAACAAAATGGTGAATGTCATCCAAGTGATCAAAACACCATGAGTATGGACTTGGACTAA
- the HSPH1 gene encoding heat shock protein 105 kDa isoform X2 yields the protein MAVVGFDLGFQSCYIAVARAGGIETVANEFSDRCTPSVVSFGSKNRAIGVSAKNQQITHANNTVSNFKRFHGRAFNDPFVQKEKEKLSYDLVPMKNGGVGVKVMYMDEEHIFSVEQISAMLLTKLKETAESNLKKPVTDCVISVPSFFTDAERRSVLDAAQIVGLNCLRLMNDMTAVALNYGIYKQDLPAPEEKPRIVVFVDMGHSAFQVSACAFNKSKLKVLGTTFDPFLGGRNFDGKLVDYFCAEIKAKYKLDPKAKVRALLRLYQECEKLKKLMSSNSTDIPLNIECFMNDTDVSGKMNRSQFEELCADLLQRLEVPLLSLMEQTQLKVEDVTAVEIVGGATRIPAVKERIAKFFGKDVSTTLNADEAIARGCALQCAILSPAFKVREFSVTDATPFPISLLWNTEAEDTEGVHEVFSRNHAAPFSKVLTFYRKGPFELEAFYSDPNGVPYPETKIGRYVIQNVAAQKDGEKSKVKVKVRVNTHGIFSVSTASMVEPVKTEESEDVTVETEVESQDQRPPENSNDTNEKKGDQPPEAKKPKIKVKNVELPIEANLVWQLGKDLLNMYIETEGKMIMQDKLEKERNDAKNAVEEYVYEFRDKLSGPYEKFVCEKDLQGFSALLTETEGWLYEEGEDEAKQVYVDKLEDLKKLGTPIEMRYQEAEERPRLLEELGRRLQYYATIAGEFRNKDEKYIHIDEMEMMKVEKCVGEMVEWMNNAVSAQAKRSLDQDPAVHSSEIKAKLQELNNICEPIVTQPKPKVDSPKEENPLNERSDYKNEDMGEDDKNSEMPQQNGECHPSDQNTMSMDLD from the exons ATGGCTGTGGTGGGCTTCGACCTGGGCTTCCAGAGCTGCTACATCGCCGTGGCGCGGGCCGGCGGCATCGAGACCGTCGCCAACGAGTTCAGCGACCGTTGCACGCC GTCAGTTGTTTCATTTGGATCCAAAAACAGAGCTATTGGTGTCTCAGCTAAAAACCAG caAATTACTCATGCCAACAACACAGTATCTAACTTCAAGAGATTTCATGGCCGTGCGTTCAATGATCCTTTtgttcagaaggaaaaagaaaagttgagCTATGATTTGGTTCCTATGAAGAATGGTGGTGTTGGAGTAAAA GTCATGTATATGGATGAGGAGCATATCTTCAGTGTGGAGCAAATTTCAGCCATGTTGCTGACTAAATTAAAGGAAACTGCAGAAAGTAACCTGAAGAAGCCAGTAACAGACTGTGTTATTTCA GTTCCGTCATTTTTCACAGATGCTGAAAGGAGATCTGTTCTGGATGCAGCTCAGATTGTTGGATTAAACTGTCTTAGATTAATGAATGACATGACAGCAG TGGCTCTGAACTATGGAATTTATAAACAAGACCTTCCAGCTCCTGAAGAGAAGCCACGGATAGTAGTGTTTGTTGATATGGGACATTCTGCATTTCAAGTATCAGCCTGTGCATTTAACAAGAGTAAACTAAAG GTACTTGGCACAACATTTGACCCTTTTCTAGGTGGAAGAAACTTTGATGGAAAGTTAGTAGATTACTTCTGTGcggaaataaaagcaaagtacAAACTGGATCCAAAAGCTAAAGTTCGAGCTCTTCTTCGTCTGTATCAAGAGtgtgagaagctgaagaaaCTGATGAGTTCAAATAGCACAGACATTCCCCTAAATATTGAGTGTTTCATGAATGATACTGATGTATCTGGAAAAATGAACAG ATCTCAATTTGAAGAACTGTGTGCTGACTTACTGCAAAGGTTAGAGGTGCCTCTACTTTCATTGATGGAACAAACACAACTGAAAGTCGAAGATGTGACTGCTGTAGAGATTGTTGGAGGAGCAACCCGCATTCCTGCTGTCAAAGAGAGGATTGCTAAATTCTTTGGCAAAGATGTCAGTACAACATTGAATGCAGATGAAGCCATAGCTAGAGGCTGTGCTCTGCAG tgtGCAATTCTTTCCCCAGCTTTCAAAGTGAGAGAATTCTCTGTGACAGATGCGACACCATTCCCAATATCTCTATTGTGGAACACAGAAGCTGAAGACACTGAGGG GGTCCATGAGGTGTTCAGCAGAAATCATGCAGCACCTTTCTCCAAAGTTCTTACCTTCTATAGGAAGGGTCCATTTGAGTTGGAAGCTTTTTATTCTGATCCTAATGGAGTCCCATATCCTGAGACAAAAATTG gTAGGTACGTTATACAGAACGTGGCAGCCCAGAAGGATGGAGAAAAGTCTAAAGTCAAAGTGAAAGTCCGTGTCAATACTCACGGAATTTTCAGTGTGTCCACTGCATCCATGGTGGAACCAGTTAAAACTGAGGAAAGTGAAGATGTCACTGTCGAAACAGAAGTAGAATCTCAGGACCAGAGGCCTCCTGAAAATTCTAATGAT ACAAATGAGAAGAAAGGTGATCAGCCTCCAGAAGCTAAAAAACCCaagataaaagtgaaaaatgtggaACTGCCTATTGAAGCTAACTTGGTTTGGCAGTTAGGAAAAGATCTCCTCAATATGTATATTGAAACAGAG GGTAAGATGATTATGCAAgacaaactggaaaaagaaagaaatgatgcaaAGAATGCAGTGGAAGAATATGTGTATGAGTTTAGAGACAAGTTGTCTGGACCATATGAAAAATTTGTTTGTGAAAAG GATCTGCAAGGATTCTCTGCACTCCTAACAGAGACAGAAGGCTGGCTGTATGAAGAGGGTGAGGATGAAGCTAAGCAGGTATATGTAGACAAATTGGAGGATTTAAAG aaattaggTACTCCAATTGAAATGCGCTATCAAGAAGCAGAAGAACGACCGAGACTGTTAGAAGAACTGGGACGCAGGCTCCAATATTATGCTACAATAGCTGGGGAATTCAGGAATAAA gatgaaaaatacatacatattgatgaaatggaaatgatgaAAGTAGAGAAGTGTGTTGGTGAAATGGTGGAGTGGATGAATAACGCTGTAAGTGCACAGGCTAAGAGGAGTTTAGATCAGGATCCAGCTGTGCATTCAAGTGAAATTAAGGCAAAGCTACAG GAGTTGAACAATATCTGTGAGCCTATTGTAACACAACCAAAACCAAAAGTTGACTCTCCTAAGGAAGAAAATCCATTAAATGAACGGAGTGattataaaaatgaagacatgggagaagatgacaaaaattctgaaatgccTCAACAAAATGGTGAATGTCATCCAAGTGATCAAAACACCATGAGTATGGACTTGGACTAA